The genomic segment CATGAGATTGTTCTCATCGGAATTAGCGCACTCATAAACAGTTCTAATACCTGCACAATGGTAGGCGCCTACCACACTGTGCAGGAGGTTGCGGAACATGTTCACGACCACACTAAACCACCCATAGATGTTGTGCTTTTAGCCCTTCGTCTCAGCGATAATAGTTGTCCACATGACAACATTAATTACTTACATGAATTAGATCTCGCAGTGTTGATCTTTAGCGCATATGAGAGTCCTTATCTTACGCGACAGGCTTTGACCGCTGGCGTTGATGGAATTGTTGAAAAGTCCACATCGTCGGAAAACATAATTCAGGAAATCAACGCAGCGTGTTCAAACCCCCATAACCCTGTTACTTCATGGCTGGCTACTAACTGCGTTCCACTATCGCCGCGGCAGCGAGAAGTTCTTGAGCTTTACGCGCTGGGGGAACCTGCGAAACGTGTTGCTAGCCTTACTGGCCTGTCTGTAGAGACTGTCAACGATTATTTGTCGCGTATCCGCACAAAATATGCTCAGGCTGGCAGGCCAACTTTTTCAAAAGTTGATCTTGTGCTGCGCGCTCTTGAGGATGGTCTTATTCCAGGCCCACGCGACGTTCGTGTTCGCACACTGCGCTAGCTTGTGCTGATGCTAAGCCACATGGTGTACGTTTTGCTTCATGAGCGCTGTGTTCCCCTACCCCACCACCACCGAAGATTTTCGTGTCGCCCTTTCTGAAATTCAGGAACGCATTCAGGCAGCATCATCGCCTGGACAGTCGGTTCGACTGCTTCCTGTGTCAAAGACGGTTCCAGCTGACAGGCTGAGGCATGCGATTGAGGCTGGGTGCACCGTGCTTGGGGAAAACAAGGCACAAGAAGCGCTAGCCAAGTCGGAAAAGTTGGCCGACACTGGCATCTCGTGGTCTATCATTGGCCATTTACAGTCGAACAAGGCCAAGTACATCGCGCGCTTCGCAGATGAGTTTCAGGCTCTTGACTCGTTAAAATTAGCCGAGATTCTTCACAGCAGGCTCGATAGTGAAGACCGCGTACTAAGAGTGTTTATCCAGGTCAATACATCGGGCGAGCCACAGAAAGCAGGCATTGATCCGGCGGGCGTCGACAAGCTACTTGAGCGTATGCCGGAGTTTCCCAGGTTGCGTGTGGTAGGTTTGATGACAATGGCGCGAAACAGTACTGATCAAGCTGTGGTGCGTGGTGCATTTGAACGGTTGCGGCTGTTGCGGGATGTTCTCTCCCCAAACGTGCCGGAGGGGGTGTCGCTCAGGGAGCTATCCATGGGCATGTCTGGAGATTTTGAGCTTGCCATTCAGGAAGGCTCTACCTGTGTGCGCATCGGGCGTGGGCTTTTTGGCCACCGCGATTAGCCAAAAGTTACGCCGCAGCTATGCCGCTGCGGTTATTCGGGAGCTACCCGAACTGCCTCTCTTCAATTGCTCGCTTACGGGTGGTCCACAACATTCCTAATCCTGGAATGCCGATCACTGCGACGACCATAAAGAAGGTCCATCGATCCATGAGGGCAAGCCCAACAAGCAGAACCGCGACGACGACGGCGAAGGAAAAGATGGATGCAAGCGAGAGAGGGAATCCCGGTTCGGAGACGCGTGATTGTGACATTGGAAACCTCGGAAGATGCCTCAGAAGGTGTCTGGAAGAAGTGTTCAAAAGCAATGTTTAGGTTGATGGAGCAGGGAACTCATTATCGGAACCCATTTTCCGGTACCTATTTCCAATGTAGGTCTCGTTTTATTTGATAATCAAATACTTTAGCTTCCGTTTAGCTTTCATTGTGCTAGGTATTTGTTAGGTATTATAGCCTCAGGGAAAAACAAATAATTAGGTGAGAAAGTAGCAGACCCCATTCAACTCACACCTCAAGCTTCAAGCTCATGACGCCACATGCCGTTCGCCTTATCACCACGGTCCCCTTTTACACAGAATCGCCCAGCTCCCGGTCAAGTACCAGCGTCCGGAGGGTGGTTCGTGCCACAATATTGCCGCGATGATTCAAATGCACTTCCCACACCTGCGTGGATCGCCCGAGGTGAATAGGGGTTGCTTCCGCTTCGATCACGCCGGCGCCCACGGAGCGAATGAAGTCAGTGTTGTTATTTACACCAACAACAGGTCCACCTGCGGCGCAGCAGCCCGCAACTGAGCCAACCGACTCCGCGATGGCGGTAAATACTCCACCATGAACAAGCTCCATGGGCTGCAGGTGGGTATCGGTGACGTGAATCTGTGCACGTGTCCCAGACGCGCTGATGTGGGTGTAACGGATGTTGAGCGCGGCGTCGAAACCCGTGTTAAGGGCGTTGAATTCCTCCAGTTCGTCGGTGGTTAGGGGTGCATCGGCGGCTTTCTGAATGAGGTGATCAAATTTCATACCGCCATTGTATCCCGTGGGTCAACACGGAACTGTCTACATCTGCCCGATTATCTTTGTTTATATTGTTTTTGCTGTTCAACGACGTTGTTAGTGCAGTCTCTGGCCATGATTTTTGTCCTGCTAGACGGTCCCCTACACAGGCAATAGCCCACGTGCAAGGTGTGATCATCAGTGGTACCTTTCGCGGACATTCCCATACCGTCCGGGTAGGATGGTGAACCATGACTGATCAGAAAGCACTTGCACAGATTGGCGTTGTTGGCCTGGCTGTGATGGGCTCTAACATTGCCCGAAACTTTGCCCGCCATGACTACACGGTGGCGGTATACAATCGCAGCACGGAAAAAACCGATGCTTTCATGGCTGAGTACGGTAAGGACGGTGACTTCATCCCGTCCACAACAATCAAAGAGTTTGTTGCGTCCTTGGAACGCCCCCGACGTGCGCTGATCATGGTACAAGCTGGCGAAGCCACTGATGCTGTAATCGCTCAGCTTGCAGATGCCATGGATAAGGGTGACATCATCATTGATGGCGGCAATTCCCTCTTTACTGACACCATTCGCCGCGAAGCGGACATGAGTGCTCGTGGCCTGCACTTTGTTGGCGCTGGCATTTCCGGCGGTGAGGAGGGCGCCCTGAACGGCCCGTCCATTATGCCTGGCGGTCCAGCTGAGTCCTACGAGTCACTTGGCCCATTGCTGGAGTCTATCGCCGCCCATGTTGATGACGTTCCCTGCTGCACACACATTGGCCCGAATGGTGCCGGTCACTTTGTCAAGATGGTGCACAATGGCATCGAGTACGCCGATATGCAGGTGATTGGTGAGGCATATCATTTGTTGCGCTATGCCGCACACATGACTCCCGCAGAAATCGCCGAGGTGTTCCGCGAGTGGAACACCGGCGATCTTGATTCTTACCTGGTGGAAATTACTGCGGAAGTGTTGTCTCAGGTTGATGCCGAAACCGGTAAACCATTGATTGACGTGATCGTAGATCAGGCGGGCCAGAAGGGCACGGGTCGGTGGACTGTAAAGGCCGCACTAGATTTGGGCATTCCCACCACAGGTATTGGCGAAGCCGTGTTTGCTCGGGCATTGTCGGGCGCAGCCGATCAGCGCGCTGCTACTGAGGGGCAACTTCCCACAGGTGATATTGCAGACGGCGTATCGGATGATGAACGCCCAGAGTTCATTGAAGACGTTCGCCGCGCGTTGTACGCTTCGAAGCTCGTGGCCTACGCCCAGGGCTTTGACGAGATCAAAGCTGGTTCCGAGGAGTACGGCTGGGATATTGACCCCCGTGACTTGGCCACCATTTGGCGAGATGGCTGCATCATTCGCGCCAAGTTCCTCAACCGCATTGTTGATGCCTACAACACCAATCCAGATGTTGAATCGCTTCTTCTTGACCCCTACTTCAAGAACGAAATGGGCGATTTGATTAACTCTTGGCGCCGCGTCGTCATTGCCGCAACTCAAACAGGCTTGCCGATTCCGGTATTCGCGTCCTCACTTTCCTACTATGATTCATTGCGCGCAGACCGTCTGCCCGCGGCATTGATCCAGGGTCAACGCGACTACTTTGGCGCGCACACGTATCAGCGCGTTGACAAGCCCGGAACGTTCCACACCCAATGGAGCGGCGATCGTTCTGAGGTTGAAGCCTAAACGTGAACAACGACCCTTCATCTTTGTCGGGCCCCAGCTTGCGTGTGCTCAGCACGTGCATGGCCGGGGTCCGATGTAGCTTATCGACGCCGCGACATGCACCACGCACACTGCAACACCAACAGACACGGGAGCAGGGGGCGTCACGTCTGCTGAGCTGCGATTAACATGGATATTGCACTAAGTATTCTTTCTCTTTTCGGGTTTGTTGCATTGACGGTGGGCACGGGCTTTTTCGTGGCCATCGAATTTGCGTTAACGGGCCTGGAGCGCTCCACTATTGATAATCACGTGGAAAACAAGGGCGATGCCACAGCGCGGGCGATTCAGAAGGCGCATAATAAGCTTTCTTTTGAGCTTTCCGGTGCCCAGCTGGGCATCACCATCACTACACTTGCAACGGGTTATTTAGCTGAGCCCATTTTGGCGCGGTACTTCACCCCGGCATTGGAACTTGTGGGCTTGTCTGATAACGCTGCCCCGGCGGTGTCGCTGGTGTTGGCGATGATTGTGGCGACATTGCTGTCGATGGTGTATGGCGAACTAGTGCCCAAAAACATGGCCATCACCAATCCGCTTACTACTGCGCGTGTAACGGTAGGGCCAGTTCGATTGTTCAACCGTGTTTTTGCTGGTGTTATCCACAGCCTAAATAAAACGGCTAACACCCTGGTGCGCCGCATGGGTATTGAACCTGCCGATGAATTAGCTTCCGCACGTTCCCCGCAGGAATTGGGTGCGTTGGTGCGTAATTCCGCGAAGCATGGTGGCTTGGAGGAAAGCCAAGCCAAAATGCTGGACCGCTCGTTGAAGTTTGGGGAAACAAACGCCGAAGAACTCATGACGCCGCGTTCTACTATCGCAGCACTCGACGCCGATGACACGGTGACTGACCTGTTGGCCTTGGCCCTAGAGACCGGGCATTCCCGTTTCCCTGTCACTGATGGGGACTTAGACGCCACGATCGGCGTGGTACACGTCAAGGACGCGTTTTCTATTCCGCGTGAACAGCACAACGCCACAAAACTGCGCTTGCTTGCCCGCCCAGTGCCTACTGTCCCGATCAGCTTGGATGGCGACGCCGTGCTCAACGCTGTTCGTTCCGCAGGATCACAGGTGGTATTGGTCGCCGATGAGTATGGCGGTACTGCCGGCATCGTCACTATCGAAGATGTGGTTGAGGAGATTCTGGGCGAGGTGTACGACGAGCATGACGACACGGGTGACAAAGATTTCGCTCAACTGGGCGATAGTTGGCAGGTCTCTGGGCTTGTTCGAGTAGATGATCTTCCTGAGAATACTGGCTATTTCTCCCCCGAAGGCCCGTACGAAACCATTGGTGGTTTGGTGATGGACACGCTGGGCCGGATCCCCATGGAGGGCGACGTGGTGTTGTTGCCACAAACAGATCGGGATTTCCTGGACGAGTTTGAGTCGGGTATCCGCGGTCGGTGGATAGCACGGGTGGTGGCCATGGATGATCGCCGCGTGGACAAGGTAATTTTGACCCCCATCAGCGATGAAGAAGCCGAGGAGTACAAGCGATGAATGCTCTGCCTGCGATTCTTTTTGCCGCGGTGTTGTTGGCCATCAACGCATTTTTCGTCAGCGCTGAGTTCGCATTAATTTCCTCTCGCCGTGACCGCCTTGATGCCTTGATTGCGCAAGGTAAAACGCGCGCACGCACAGTCCTCTATGCCACTGAACATTTGTCCATGATGTTGGCGGGCGCCCAGCTTGGTATTACTATCGCCTCGTTGCTGCTGGGTAAGGTTGGCGAGCCAGCCATCGCACTTATGATCGAGACACCTTTCCACGCGGCTGGTATGCCGGATAATTTGCTGCACCCTGTGTCTTTTGCCATCGCGTTGGCGCTAGTCACGGTGCTGCACATCATTCTTGGCGAGATGGTTCCCAAAAACATTGCGTTGGCTGGCCCCGAGTCGGTGGCTATGTTACTTGTGCCTATGCATATGTGGTTTGTGCGTATTACCCGCCCATTGATTGTGCTGATGAACTGGATGGCACGTGTCACATTACGCATGTTTGGTATCGAGCAAAAGGAAGAACTGGATTCCACCGTCGACCGCCAGCAACTGGCCACCATGATCCGGGAATCCCGCTCAGAGGGGCTTCTCGACGCCGAGGAACACGCGCGTCTCAACAAAGCGCTGGGAACAGAGTCACGACTGATGAAAGAAGTGCTCATTCCCCGAGCTCAGGTACATACGCTGACGCTAACCCGGGATGGTATCGCCGTAGATGAACTAGAGCAAGCCGTCAGCTCAACTGGGTTTTCTCGCTTTCCTGTCATTGGGGTCGGTGGCGAGTATGCGGGTTATATTCACGTCAAAGACGTGTTGGATGATTTGGTCAATCACTCTGACGCATCGAGTGATGCGTCCACAATTACCCCCGTTTTCCTCCCCCGCTCCAGCCTCCGCAGGCTTATTTCTGTGGACGGTTCAACTACCCTAGATGCTGCGATGCGACTGATGCGTCGTAGATCTGCTCACATGGCGGAGGTTCGGGAGCGTGGACAGCTTCTGGGCATCATCACACTTGAAGATTTGATCGAAGAATACGTCGGAACCGTACGGGATTGGACGCACGAGGAAGAACCATGACGACCGTGCTCTCACCAGAGCAATGGCAGGAGCAAGCCGAGCTCCACAGGCAACGAGCCGAATCGTTGACTGCAGAGCATCTTGAACGCCGTCGGGCCGGTAAAAAACATCCCATCTTTGATTTTTTGTTCGAGTACTACCCCACTAAACCGGCGCAATTGGCCAGGTGGCACCCTGGTGCCGGAGTGTTACTGGAGGGAAATCCTCCGCATGCCGGGTGGCGGGATTACACCACTTTCTCCGACGGTGTAGGCGTGGATGTCCGAGGTTTTTGGGGACGTCGAAAGGAAGCATTATTGTACATAGAGACGCTGCTATCTTCGACCATAACTAATCCCGCGCATTTCGATTGTTTTGGTCTTCACGAATGGGCGATGGTGTACAAAACTGATTCCCCGCGCCATGATCTGGATCTGCGTCTTACGCGAGAGGAAACCAACCAGGTAGTAGAGTCCCACAGCATTCGGTGTACTCACTACGATGCGTTTCGATTTTTCACTACCCCCGCTCGCCCCCTCAACTTCCGGGTTTTGGAGCGCTCAGATCAGGTTGCCTCCGACCAAGTGGGTTGTTTGCATGTCACAATGGACCTATATAAATGGGCCACCAAGCTTGGGCCTTTGGTCCCCGGGCCGCTGTGGCTTGATTGTTTTGAGCTAGCCAGGGATGTACGAATTTTAGACATGGAAGCATCGCCTTATGATGTGCGTCCACTGGGGTTTGGGGTAGTCGAAATTGAAAAAAGTTCGGGAAAGTTGGAATATGTGACAAGACAACGTTTGTTTTCTCGACGCGCCGCGCCATTGAGGCAGCAGCTCATTGAGATCATTAAAAACACGTCAACCGGGCTGCCCGCGTGAGCGGGACAGGTATGAGCAACATAAAAGGTGGTTTCTGTGGGACGGCACTCTAACGGTCATCGCAATTTGAGGGTGACCAAAGAAATGGTGATTTCTATTGTCGCGGCTGTGCTTGTGCTGATGGTCGGGGCGTGGTGGATTTTGAACCGGATGAACGCAAATTCGGAGCATAACCAGGCAGGAAGCTGCCCAGCTGGTGACCTCACTTTGGTTGTTGCTGCCCAGGACAACCCGCAAGTCCAGTCCCTGCTGGATAGTTATAAGAAAAGCAATCCGGTGGTCAAGGACCGCTGCGTAAAGACCGAAATTGTTGGCGAAGTAGCCAACGCGGCGTTGGCATTGATTCCGGGAACAAAAGAGACCGTGAACGCACGCCTGCAGATCGCTGGCCGCTCGGCAAGTACTAACAACTACCCGGTGGCTCTACGCACCTCTCTGGGCATCGCAAAGCTTAAAGAGGGAGGCGATTCTCACGAGCACTCCCATGATGAACATGAGCACGAGCACTCTCATGAGCATGAACACGGCCATGATGAGAATTCATGGGCTCACTTGGCAAGCCACGGCGTCATTGTTCCCGGTAAAGATGCCACGTTCTTCTCCGCCGTTGCCGCCACCGCCCTCGCTGGAGGCGACCCCGACCGCGCCGCAAACATGCTGCGGGAAAACTCAGGCATCTCACTTAGCGACGCCGTGAATGAAAAGAAGCAGCGCATTGCCACGACCGAACCCGAAACACCCGAGGGATATACCTACGAGGCACCCGAGGACATTCACGTCAACACTCTTGCAGTTCCGCTGACCTCTAGCGGTACAGTATCTGAAGATGAATCCCGTGCGGCCGCGCACTTCGCACGCTACGTGGCTGACAATGTGGAGCAAACTGAACCGAACCATACGGAGTCACTGCTGTACTCCACGGCCCAGGTTGTCAGCGAGCATGTTGCCGCCCAGCCGACGCTCTCCCCAGAGGACAATCGCGCTAAGGACACCTTGCTGCTGCTGGACACCTCAGAGGCAATGTCTGAAACCATGGGTGACCAGTCTGTATTCAGTCAGACTGTGCAGCTCCTTGATCCGCACATCCGGCAGGTTGCTGAAAACGGCGGCCACACCGCATTGTGGAACTACTCCTCGCCACGCAGTTCAGGCGTGTCAAAGGGTTGGCGCAGCAATGTGCCGTTCTCTGACCAGTCCAAGGGAGAGAATGTTGTTAGCACTATGCAGCAGTTCGGCCTCGGCGGTGAGCCATGGACTCGGTCGTCCGTTCTCGCTGCGTTGGCCACGGCAGCAGAAAACGCCCGTGTTACTGGCAAGCCCACCCACATCATTCTGGTCACCTCCGGTACTGCGGACCGTATATCCGTTCACGATCTGTGGAATGATCTAGAGAAATTCCACGATGCTGATGTGCACGTTCACGTGATTCACGTTGGTGATGACCCTGTTGATGAGTCTTTGGCCAGCTGGTCGAAAGAGCACTTTGGCAGCGCCGCCGTTGCGAAGACGCCGCAGGAACTGTCGCGTGAACTTGATCGGGCTTTCCAGGATTCCTTTGCTGGGCAGCAAAGCCCAACGTCGGGACACACCGATTCCTCCGACGGAGAAAGCTCCACTGCTGCCACGACCACCACGACGACAGCGGACCGTTAACCATGTCGCTCCAGCTCACCACGCGGTTGGTTAGCCCATAACAATAACCACAGAAACCGGCCCCATACACGGGGTCGGTTTCTTGTTGCCAGCTCTTCTCAGCCTTCCGAGCCACAGCACAAAGCCGCCCTTCTCTTTCTGGGGAGATAGCACAGAAAGAAGGGCGGCTTTAGTGAATTAAGGCAGGTAAAAGCCTCACAGGTGTAATTACACCGCCTGCCTAGACAAACTATGAGATGCGGCGGCGGGCGCGGCGCTCAGCCAACTCGTCGATAGCATCGGCGGGGTGCGCAGCAGGTTGGGCGGTATCGGAAACGCGCTCGGAGGGGAACGCTGCGATGGTACCGGTTAGTTCTTTCATGATGCCGGGCACTGCGATGCCAAACACACCTTGTCCCCCACCCAGGAGGTCAATGACTTCTTCACCGGAGCGGCATTCGTACACGGTGGTGCCGTCGGACACCAAGGTGATGGTGGCAAGATCGTCAACACCAAGGTCACGGAGTTTATCCACGGCGAGGCGGATGTTCTGCAGCGAAATGCCCGTGTCCAGCAGCCCTTTGACAATCTTCAACACCAGAATGTCTTTGAAGGAGTAGAGGCGCTGGGACCCTGATCCGCGTGCGGATCGGATAGAGGGGACCACGAGCTTGGTGCGTGCCCAGTAGTCGAGCTGGCGGTAGGTGATGCCCGCGACTTGGCAGGCGATGGGAACGCGGTAGCCCACTTCCTCATCTGGACCCATATCAAACAGTGATTCCTGCACTGGGCGCTGAGTGTCTGTCATTGTTTTAATCTCCCTGAATTAACCATGTGGTACTTCTCAGGCAAGATTAATTCACTTCACCAAATTTTGCACGCGACACGCCAAAAAAGTTCAATGATTAGCGTTTGCGATGCCCTGGTGATTCCCCGTCGTCGTTGTCGCCCTCTCCCCCAGATGCTTCGTTTTCTCCGAGCAGATCAGTTTCAAAAACACCCATGCTTTGCATGAGTTCTTCGAAGTCAGCGTCAGCTTGAGCATCACCTGAGGCGGAAATGTGGTCATCGATCCCGTTTCCTACTACGCCGGACGAAATGCCAAAGTAGTGTGCAAGGTCGGCGTCACTCAAGAAAATGGATGCCTGCATAAAAACGTCGTCGTCGATTTCAATGGGTAGTTCGAGGATGCGGGACAGGATAAAGGCATCGGAAGGTCGAGCGTCGATTTCTTCACCATCGTTGGTGACCAGCGCAGCAATGTAGACACCTTCAAAGTTACTGTTGATCCGCACGGATTGACATCCCGATGTCAGGCGCATCAGGGCGTCGGCAAGCAGATCATGGGATGCCGGCCGTTTTGGTTGGAAACCGGAGATCCGCGCTTCAATCTCACTTGCTTCTTCGGGATGGATCCAGATGGGCAGAATCCGGTTTGTTCCCGGCATGCGCAAGACCGCCGCAGTGAAGCCTTCGGGGCCTTGGACATGGATGCCGTGAAAATCAATCTGTGTGAATGCCATAACGCGTGTTACATACCCAGTTCATCGCGGAGCGAGGTTTTCACAAGGTCAGCATGCAACGACACAACCAACGCCGTCATCTGCTGGGACAGTTCCTCTGCACGTTGACGCGCCACATCGCTTCGGGATCGTGCAACGGGGGTGGCTACCTGGCCAATGAGTCCCGCCTGTCGGGTGGCGGCGTTACGCAGCGACTTCAGGTGCCTGGCATCGAAACCAAACTCTTGCAGCGCCCATGCGGTGGTGGCGATGCGAATATCGTCGGCGGTGAAGTGTCCCGACGCATCGGGTTTGATCAGGCCCTCACGGAGAAGAACGCCAATGAAGGCTTCGTCCACACCTGCCTGGTCGGCAACGTCCACGTCGGTCAAGCGAGTGGAGGTGGGTGCCCGGAAATTGTCCGGGCTAATCATGGGTTCTACCTGTGCTTTAGTCAGGATGGAGGTGACAGCACCTGAATCCATGGCTTCGAGTTGCTCGCGGATGACTTTCAGCGGCAGGTAATTGTCGCGCTGGGTCACCAAAATGTAGCGGAGGCGCTGGACGTCTTTTTCCGTGAATCGTCGGTAGCCGGACGCAGTTCGCTGCGGTGAGATCAGTCCCTCGGATTCCAGAAAACGGATCTTGGATACGGTGACATCTGGGAATTCAACTCGGAGTTGCTCTAGCACAACACCGATCGACATGGTTTTGACGGCCTTCGCTGCAGGAGCTTTGGCCGTATGAACCGGAGCAGATTTTCGTAGTGCAGACACGTTACTCGATTACAGGTAGACGATGGGGGTTATTTATGCCTTCGGCCCCGCAAGGAAGACGAGGCGGAACTTTCCAATCTGGACCTCATCGCCGGTGGAGAGGACCTCAGAATTTTTGGGTTCGCGGTTGACGTAGGTGCCGTTGAGGCTTCCCACATCAACCACCTCGAACTCACCGTCATTCAGGCGGAATTCTGCGTGGCGACGGGAGACGGTGACGTCATCCAGGAAAATATCGCTTTCAGGGTGGCGCCCAGCCGTGGTGGTTTCGCGGTCAAGGAGGAAACGGGAGCCAGCGTTGGGGCCACGTTTAACAATCAGCAGCGCAGACCCTTCGGGGAGGTTATCTGCGCTGGTGGCGGTGGGGGAACTTCCCGCGCCGGATTCCATTTCCTTGAGCAGGTCGGCACGGAAAACCGAGGTGGTTTCCGCTTGTACCTCAGGAATACCGGGGTTTTCGCTCATTTCTTGGACCTCCAGATTAACTTCTTCGCGTAATGGTTTATATCATAGCGGTTGATGTCCGCTGCGCGTCAGGCCACGCACGAATCCACAGCCACGAATCGGCTGCGGTTGAGGGGCTTTATACGCACAGTAGCTGACATAGACGCGCCGCACTACCGGAACATGGAAGAAATAGCCCCGATGACGGAATTTCCGTTGCCGGACAGGGGGTTGTCGTTGACCATGTAGGTCCATGTGGCGGAGGGGCGAGCGAGCCCTTCGTCGTCCAGATGTGCCCCTGCGGCGTCGATACGTACGGTTTCAAAGGTGCTCACAGCCTCATCAACGGCACGTTGGGCGAGCTGCTTGAACTCCCCTACGGCGATGCGGTGGAACTCGTCGATGGGGGTTTCACGGGCGATGGCACGCAGGTGAATGGACTCGCGAACGTCGTCAAGTAAGGCCAGGTGATCGCTCCAGCCACGGTCCAAGTGATACAGCATGATGTCCCGCGCCGCCTGCTCTAACACGGGTTGCGGCAGGTCGCTTAACGACGCAGCACGTTCCGGCACCCGCGCCGCCAGCTCTTCCCAAGCCTTAGGCGTGTCCAGAAGGTCGGCGCGGCGTTCGTCAATGATCACGCGTTGGTCTGCCAGCAGCTTGTTGTATTTCCATGTTTGGGCGTGAATCTCCAGCAACTGCCCCTCGGTGACGCGCTGGCAGTGTTCCACAAAATCCTCGATACGCTTGGCGTTGATGCGGCCCTCAGCATCGGGTTGGGCCGTCACCGACTCCCCCGATCCCCCGGCGACCACCATATCGTCCTCTAGTGAGACGAAAAACACGGACAGACCGGGGTCACCCTGACGGCCCGATCGCCCCCGAAGTTGGTTGTCCAGACGCGCTGTGCGGTGCCGTCCCGTGCCAATCACGGCCAGACCACCGGCGGCCACCACCGCATCGCGATCACGCTCGTCAGCACCGCCCAAACGGATATCCGTACCGCGGCCCGCCATCTGCGTGGAAACAGTTACACGCCCCACATCCCCAGCCTCAGCGATGATGCGTGCCTCCTCGGCATCGTTTTTGGCGTTGAGCACATTGACGTCAATGTCGTACTCGCGCAGTCGCGCCGCCAGAGCCTCTGACTCGGCCACGTCATGCGTACCCACCAACACGGGCTGGCCTGCCTCATGCAGCAGGCAAATCTCCTCGACAATCGCGTCGTTCTTTTCCGCGAGGGTCGCATACACGCGGTCCGCTTCGTCGAAACGTTGAAGCTCACGGTTTCGGTCAATCACTGATACCCGCAGGTCATAGAACTGCCGAAGCTGATCGGTGGCCTCCACCGCCGTACCCGTCATGCCGCACACCATCGGATAACGGCCCATCAGCGCCTGCAGCGTAATCGTATCCAGGATCCGACCGCCCTCCGTGACGGCCAGTCCCTCCTTCGCCTCCACCGCAGACTGCAACCCGTCCGGCCAGCGCTGCAAATCCGCCACGCGGCCGCGCGACGCAT from the Corynebacterium durum genome contains:
- a CDS encoding VWA domain-containing protein translates to MVISIVAAVLVLMVGAWWILNRMNANSEHNQAGSCPAGDLTLVVAAQDNPQVQSLLDSYKKSNPVVKDRCVKTEIVGEVANAALALIPGTKETVNARLQIAGRSASTNNYPVALRTSLGIAKLKEGGDSHEHSHDEHEHEHSHEHEHGHDENSWAHLASHGVIVPGKDATFFSAVAATALAGGDPDRAANMLRENSGISLSDAVNEKKQRIATTEPETPEGYTYEAPEDIHVNTLAVPLTSSGTVSEDESRAAAHFARYVADNVEQTEPNHTESLLYSTAQVVSEHVAAQPTLSPEDNRAKDTLLLLDTSEAMSETMGDQSVFSQTVQLLDPHIRQVAENGGHTALWNYSSPRSSGVSKGWRSNVPFSDQSKGENVVSTMQQFGLGGEPWTRSSVLAALATAAENARVTGKPTHIILVTSGTADRISVHDLWNDLEKFHDADVHVHVIHVGDDPVDESLASWSKEHFGSAAVAKTPQELSRELDRAFQDSFAGQQSPTSGHTDSSDGESSTAATTTTTTADR
- a CDS encoding MerR family transcriptional regulator, with translation MTDTQRPVQESLFDMGPDEEVGYRVPIACQVAGITYRQLDYWARTKLVVPSIRSARGSGSQRLYSFKDILVLKIVKGLLDTGISLQNIRLAVDKLRDLGVDDLATITLVSDGTTVYECRSGEEVIDLLGGGQGVFGIAVPGIMKELTGTIAAFPSERVSDTAQPAAHPADAIDELAERRARRRIS
- a CDS encoding bifunctional nuclease family protein — translated: MAFTQIDFHGIHVQGPEGFTAAVLRMPGTNRILPIWIHPEEASEIEARISGFQPKRPASHDLLADALMRLTSGCQSVRINSNFEGVYIAALVTNDGEEIDARPSDAFILSRILELPIEIDDDVFMQASIFLSDADLAHYFGISSGVVGNGIDDHISASGDAQADADFEELMQSMGVFETDLLGENEASGGEGDNDDGESPGHRKR
- the ftsR gene encoding transcriptional regulator FtsR translates to MSALRKSAPVHTAKAPAAKAVKTMSIGVVLEQLRVEFPDVTVSKIRFLESEGLISPQRTASGYRRFTEKDVQRLRYILVTQRDNYLPLKVIREQLEAMDSGAVTSILTKAQVEPMISPDNFRAPTSTRLTDVDVADQAGVDEAFIGVLLREGLIKPDASGHFTADDIRIATTAWALQEFGFDARHLKSLRNAATRQAGLIGQVATPVARSRSDVARQRAEELSQQMTALVVSLHADLVKTSLRDELGM
- the odhI gene encoding oxoglutarate dehydrogenase inhibitor Odhl: MSENPGIPEVQAETTSVFRADLLKEMESGAGSSPTATSADNLPEGSALLIVKRGPNAGSRFLLDRETTTAGRHPESDIFLDDVTVSRRHAEFRLNDGEFEVVDVGSLNGTYVNREPKNSEVLSTGDEVQIGKFRLVFLAGPKA
- the secA2 gene encoding accessory Sec system translocase SecA2, whose protein sequence is MAGFDWFWKAMGGQSSRNQKRSRAIVDQATSQQTKLAKLSDAALAKKARELAASGEISDAATFLAILAIAAERTLGFTPFPVQSQATLRLLEGDVVHMATGEGKTLVGAMAATGFGLMGKRVHAITVNDYLAQRDAEWMRPLVEFFGLTVASITEKLDASERREAYAADIVYGPVNEIGFDVLRDQLITNRKDAVQYGADVAIVDEADSVLVDEALVPLVLAGNEPGRAPRGKITEVVRGLRKKRDFTIDDDHRNVFLTDEGAAKIERALGIGSLYSDEHVGTTLVQVNLALHAQELLIRDVHYIVRDGKVALIDASRGRVADLQRWPDGLQSAVEAKEGLAVTEGGRILDTITLQALMGRYPMVCGMTGTAVEATDQLRQFYDLRVSVIDRNRELQRFDEADRVYATLAEKNDAIVEEICLLHEAGQPVLVGTHDVAESEALAARLREYDIDVNVLNAKNDAEEARIIAEAGDVGRVTVSTQMAGRGTDIRLGGADERDRDAVVAAGGLAVIGTGRHRTARLDNQLRGRSGRQGDPGLSVFFVSLEDDMVVAGGSGESVTAQPDAEGRINAKRIEDFVEHCQRVTEGQLLEIHAQTWKYNKLLADQRVIIDERRADLLDTPKAWEELAARVPERAASLSDLPQPVLEQAARDIMLYHLDRGWSDHLALLDDVRESIHLRAIARETPIDEFHRIAVGEFKQLAQRAVDEAVSTFETVRIDAAGAHLDDEGLARPSATWTYMVNDNPLSGNGNSVIGAISSMFR